The following coding sequences are from one Alphaproteobacteria bacterium window:
- a CDS encoding methionine adenosyltransferase — translation MSNAERFFFTSESVSEGHPDKLCDRISDTIVDLYLKHDPQSRLAIETLATTNRIVIAGEMRSAAELPPSAMEDAARAAVRDIGYAQKGFHWQWAAVENHVHAQSGDIAQGVDAGDDKDEGAGDQGIMFGYACRETPSYMPAAIHYSHRILQSMAEARHSGEAAQLGPDAKSQVTLEYENGMPIRASQIVVSTQHDENVDLKEVREIVRPHVEKTLPEGWMCGEENFYVNPTGRFVIGGPDGDCGLTGRKIIVDTYGGAAPHGGGAFSGKDPTKVDRSAAYMMRYLAKNIVAAGIAERCTLQVSYAIGVSKPLSLYANMHDTGKVSEEQLVKALQDLVNLSPRAIREHLQLNRPIYAKTAAYGHFGREPEADGHFSWEKLDLAPKLKSALRV, via the coding sequence ATGAGCAACGCAGAACGTTTTTTCTTCACCAGCGAATCCGTTTCCGAAGGCCACCCCGATAAGCTGTGCGACCGTATTTCCGATACCATCGTCGATCTGTACCTGAAGCACGATCCGCAGTCGCGCCTCGCGATCGAAACCCTTGCCACCACCAACCGCATCGTGATCGCGGGCGAAATGCGCTCGGCCGCCGAGCTGCCCCCGTCGGCTATGGAAGATGCGGCCCGCGCCGCCGTGCGCGATATCGGCTACGCCCAAAAGGGCTTCCACTGGCAATGGGCCGCGGTCGAAAACCATGTGCACGCACAATCGGGCGATATCGCGCAGGGCGTCGATGCCGGCGACGACAAGGATGAGGGCGCGGGCGACCAGGGCATTATGTTCGGCTACGCCTGCCGCGAAACCCCTTCCTACATGCCCGCCGCGATCCATTATTCGCACCGCATCCTGCAAAGCATGGCCGAAGCCCGCCACAGCGGCGAAGCCGCGCAGCTCGGGCCGGACGCGAAAAGCCAGGTCACGCTGGAATATGAAAACGGCATGCCGATCCGCGCTTCGCAGATCGTGGTGTCCACCCAGCACGACGAGAATGTCGATCTGAAGGAAGTGCGCGAAATCGTGCGTCCGCACGTCGAAAAGACGCTGCCTGAAGGCTGGATGTGCGGGGAAGAAAACTTCTACGTGAACCCCACGGGCCGTTTTGTTATCGGCGGTCCGGATGGCGATTGCGGCCTGACCGGGCGCAAGATCATCGTCGATACTTACGGCGGCGCAGCCCCGCATGGCGGCGGCGCGTTTTCGGGCAAGGACCCCACCAAGGTCGATCGTTCGGCCGCATACATGATGCGCTACCTGGCCAAGAATATCGTGGCCGCGGGCATCGCCGAGCGTTGCACGCTGCAGGTTTCCTATGCCATCGGCGTTTCCAAGCCCCTGTCGCTCTATGCCAACATGCATGACACCGGCAAGGTTTCGGAAGAGCAACTGGTGAAGGCGCTGCAGGATCTGGTCAATCTCAGCCCGCGCGCGATTCGCGAACATCTCCAGCTCAACCGGCCGATCTACGCCAAAACCGCGGCTTACGGCCATTTCGGCCGCGAGCCCGAGGCGGACGGGCA
- a CDS encoding CBS domain-containing protein, with translation MNGPSNTDTPLREPEEPPSWRARIAAAWNRLVNKIAKTNAEELREAIEELIEEPSATTGMPAAERLLLANLLQLHERTVADCKIPRSDIAAIDIDTPLAELVAMMTETQHSRIPVYRETLDDVLGMVHMKDVMDCLAHNRDCKVRDLLRQVLFVAPTTPAIKLMLQMRSTRHYMAMVVDEFGGVDGLVTIEDLVEEIVGDINDEHDEVVPPRIMMRGDGSMIVEARLPIEEFEGRVGAILTESEREEIDTLGGLVFILAGRIPQVGETFRHSSGVEFDVIELDHSRVKRVRVRNLPAAAGEADAGKLRATARQ, from the coding sequence GTTGGCGCGCGCGCATCGCCGCCGCGTGGAACAGGCTGGTCAACAAAATCGCGAAAACCAACGCCGAAGAGCTGCGCGAGGCGATCGAGGAATTGATCGAGGAGCCAAGCGCAACCACGGGCATGCCGGCAGCCGAGCGGCTTTTGCTCGCCAATCTTTTGCAGCTGCACGAACGCACGGTGGCCGATTGCAAAATCCCGCGCAGCGATATCGCCGCCATCGATATCGATACGCCGCTGGCCGAGCTGGTCGCGATGATGACCGAAACGCAGCACAGCCGCATCCCCGTGTACCGCGAAACGCTCGATGACGTGCTGGGCATGGTCCATATGAAAGACGTGATGGACTGCCTCGCGCACAACCGCGATTGCAAGGTGCGCGATCTTTTGCGGCAGGTTCTGTTCGTGGCCCCCACCACGCCCGCGATCAAGCTGATGCTGCAAATGCGTTCCACACGCCATTATATGGCCATGGTGGTCGATGAATTCGGCGGCGTCGATGGCCTCGTGACGATCGAGGATCTGGTCGAGGAAATCGTCGGCGACATCAACGACGAACATGACGAAGTTGTGCCGCCGCGCATCATGATGCGCGGCGACGGATCCATGATCGTCGAGGCGCGGCTGCCGATCGAGGAATTCGAGGGCCGCGTGGGCGCGATTTTAACCGAAAGCGAACGCGAGGAAATCGATACGCTGGGCGGCCTCGTTTTCATTCTCGCCGGGCGCATTCCGCAGGTGGGCGAAACCTTCCGCCACAGCTCGGGCGTGGAATTCGACGTGATCGAGCTCGATCACAGCCGGGTCAAGCGCGTGCGCGTGCGCAACCTGCCCGCTGCCGCGGGCGAAGCCGATGCGGGCAAGCTCCGCGCCACCGCCCGCCAATAA